atttgacttaggagaaagctaggacttcttacatttagtaacagagggagtactatagaTGAGCGGATATTGCACCATGGACAAGGATTTTGCACGCCGCTCTAAAAACATGGATTTTGCACCATATATACTACAAATAAAAGTACATGTTGTGTTGGATACTGATCTCCTTAACCATCCATCAAATCTGACAAATGTCTGTAAGAAAGTGGTACTTTTCTCGCAATTTTTAATTGTCTTCATTGCAATTAAAGCTAATTAAGCTATATAATTAACACCACAAAATGACAGAATTAATCCTGCACTTTGTATGTTCGTTCGATTTTATCTGTCGAAATCGAAATCCCTCAACACTTCTTCCTCTATCTCTCTCCATCTGTCAGTCAGATTAGGCACTCTCGGTTAGTAACAGTACGGAGATTTAAACTGCAATTTTGGTGTTTCTGTTACTAACCGAGAGTGCCTAATCTGCACCCTCTACCATATTACAGAGTGAAGTTTTGGATTTGCCGGCTTGACATACAACCTAGCTATACCAGCATAGATAGCTTTGTTGGCTTAAAAGGAAACAGAGCAGAGAATCTATTCCGTCAATTTGAAGGGCTGCTTATCAATAAGCAAAACCTCATGCCTTGGAAAAATATTTTGACCCTATTTTTACTAGTCTTGCACACTCTTGCTGTAAGAGTTGAGTGGAGAATGTGGAGAGTGTTAGGTTTTCGGAAGATGTTTGGTCAGGAGATGTTTTGCTTTTGTGGCTAAATTTCCTAGGCCGTATGGTGTGTCTTGGATGGTCATACCACAGTTATCTAAAAAACGAGGCTAATATCACAGTAGCACAAGAGTTTCAGAGAGGAGTTCATACTTCAAATTTGGAAGCGACTTAGTACATGACTAGCACAATATCATGTGCGCTGCTACGGACTAAAGAATGCACTACATGTTTAACGAAAATGTTGTACTATAATTTATTGTGATCTCAGATCAAATAATTCATACCTGCTATCATCTCCATGGTTTGAAGGTGACGGACCACCGCCACCAATTGAGACGAGTAAAGAAAAGTGGACCCAATGGGTTCAGCTTCGCCAGGAGTGTCAAACAGTGGATTCAGGGGGCGAGAGAGACAGGCTGTTTTGGAATTTGATGGCTAACAAAAACTATTCTGTGGCTTCCTTTTATAAGAGGTTGAGAGATTTAGGAGCTGGGGTTCCTAATAATTTTCTCTAGAAAGTTAAGATAACTCTGCGAGTTATAGAACTTCTCTGTGGCTCGTACTGCATGGGAGCGTTCATACTAGGGATGTGCTGAGTAGAAGGGGAGGCAAATGTGAGAAATAATGCTTGTTCCGAGTGTGGTGTCCTGTGCTCTGAATAAGCCCTGCTGTGTCTTTGATGGTGTACAGAGCCTGTTCCAGACGCggctaggtttttttttatagtaAGAATAGGAATATTGGGGGTTCCTGCCATTTTGTGGGGAAGTATGTTCTGGAGGATCAGAAAACCAAGGAATAGGGCATGTTTACAGAAATTTTGGCCTGCTGAACCAATTGCTGTTACTTTTGCTGTCAGTTTTTGGATGAATGCTTGGTATTGTCTGCAGCCAAGGCTCCTGAATGGGTTGCAACTGATTTGTTCAACACAAGAGGGAGGTGGGCGCCATGGATTCCACACATCGGGTACCCgcctttatttttttgctgtgCTATGTTGTTAGGATAATGGAAACTCCTGAGTGTGGCTTCGTCCCTGGCTTTTGGGACTGTAAGAGCTGGTGTATTGTTTCTCTTTCTGTTACCTTGTTTCGTTCATGGGCCTCTACGTGATTTCTATTAATGGAATCGGGGGAAAGCCTTCTAACAAATACACTATGTAACAGTCAAAACGTGGCGTTATATGCACAAGAATATCATCCTGCCCCTGGCATCCTATGATCCTACCTGATGGCCTGAAGGATGCAGCTTACATGGTTCTGCTTGGGGTAATCctactctcttttttgtgcACTCTATGCTGTATTTCTAGTTCTGTACTACGAGCTGAACTCCTATAAATTGTTGTGTAAGCCCTCTGAGTGAGTGATGCACTCCATTATACTGAAATTattttggtactccctccgatccataaaaagtgtggtccattttgtactaagttagtacaaattttgtactatgtgggcaacactttttatggatcggagggagtattaaaaatTGGGGCAACCCcctattttgaatttttaaaAATCATCCACCAACCTGATAAACTGACAATCTCACTTATATCCAACATTACAACTAATTGAGTTCATACAGTCCCAACTCCCAACCATGCGACAGACAGCAAAAGTAACAGCCGTCCATTTCTTTCTTCATCAGTTAGTTAACTATACCAATCTCAGAAACCAGTACCAAGCATTTTCCAAGCAGACAGGTAAAGACTGCCTCATAAATAAGAGCTAACAGTCTCATTCGCCTAAGCAAATGGCAACCAAGACAGCACCTATTCGTTCCCTGCACCAACATGCCCTTTGAAGCACAAACTAGAATCTATCCCATTATCCTACACGAAACACAAAGCTTTGTGGGCGTAAGGCATAGAAGCGTTGAATCAGCGATAGTAATTGTATAATTTAACTCCCAATTTTGAAACAAGgcattctctttttttttaacagcgTATACATATGAATGAATTCCTCACCTCAAGAAGCCCCTTGAGGATCCACAAGAACGTGAGAACCAGCACACCATTGACCGAGAATTTTACCTGCACGCGCATAAACACCACAACACCAGATCACGGCCAATTCAGAGGGAGATCTCCATGCTTGCTAATCTCTAACAAACATAACAAAATCAAGTCGGACAAGCAAATAGCGAAACGGACCAGCTCAGCGGGGACGGAGGGCGGCAGCACGGACCTGGCGGCGCGCCGCGCGCGGCGGGAGGCCTTCCTGAACACCGATTGCAGGAACCGGGCCAGGAGGTCCAGGCTGcggtcgtcctcctcctcctcgtcctcctcctccgcgtctCCATCTTCCTCGCTGCCGTCCCGGTAGGAAGCGGATCCGGATAGATCGCCGACCCAGGGACGGGCGTccgggacgacgacgacggcgtcgggatggcggcggcgggctgcgCGGAGGAGACGAACCGGAGTAGGGTTGCGGAGGTGGCGAGTGAACGGGGGAGGGGAGGATCGGAGGTGGAGATGGTTCGGGGAGGCGGGGCCAGGGAGGAGAGGTGGTAGGTGGCAGGTGGAGGTCGCCATGAGGGGTGGCCGCCGGTGTTGAGCCAGTGAAGCTGGTGGTTTTCTTCCTTGTCCTTGACGTTTCCTACGTTAGATTTGGGATTTACTGTTTAGTTTCTTGATCCATTTCAATAGAAAACTTGATAAAAAGAAGCGAAACTTCCGTTTTAAGTTGGGAAGTTAGAGGATATGTCGTGACAAATGACCACGAAACGAAGTTGTGAAACCTAATACTACTGTTACCTCCGTTCtataattttttgttgaaatcttacatgtatttagacaccttttagaaatagatacatgcatttttgagcaaatttgagacaagaattatgtaagaGAGGAAGTACTTCAACTCGCATTACTAGGTTACCATCACACTTTTGATCATCACCGGTACTGTCCggtaaagaaagaaaacgtACGATTAAATTGTGTGTGCGCATTAATCTTTAGATAAAAAACAAGTAGAGTATACCTCATATTTCGACTGATTTTTTAAGCAAACGATTTAAATCTAAGTAGACCAATTATAGCCTTGGAACTAATATGTATATCTCATTTTATCTTTTTCTCCTCATATTTCGAATCTTATAAGAAAATCAAATCCTGCGAAATCAATttatttctaactaaaaattgaACAACTAAAcggcagaagaagaaatgagAGGAATCACGGAGAGCATCGATGGGAGCAGGCAAGCCCCGTCCATCTCTGCTGCCGAgcgcgccccagccccctcgctacgtcgctcgtcttcctcgcgcgagcgccgccaccgcaggttgatctccccttcgattctcttgCTCCcggccgtttctcctc
This is a stretch of genomic DNA from Brachypodium distachyon strain Bd21 chromosome 1, Brachypodium_distachyon_v3.0, whole genome shotgun sequence. It encodes these proteins:
- the LOC100840559 gene encoding uncharacterized protein LOC100840559 isoform X2 encodes the protein MATSTCHLPPLLPGPASPNHLHLRSSPPPFTRHLRNPTPVRLLRAARRRHPDAVVVVPDARPWVGDLSGSASYRDGSEEDGDAEEEDEEEEDDRSLDLLARFLQSVFRKASRRARRAARSVLPPSVPAELVKFSVNGVLVLTFLWILKGLLEDNGIDSSLCFKGHVGAGNE
- the LOC100840559 gene encoding protein SHORT HYPOCOTYL IN WHITE LIGHT 1 isoform X3 — protein: MATSTCHLPPLLPGPASPNHLHLRSSPPPFTRHLRNPTPVRLLRAARRRHPDAVVVVPDARPWVGDLSGSASYRDGSEEDGDAEEEDEEEEDDRSLDLLARFLQSVFRKASRRARRAARSVLPPSVPAELVKFSVNGVLVLTFLWILKGLLELCVSCRIMG
- the LOC100840559 gene encoding protein SHORT HYPOCOTYL IN WHITE LIGHT 1 isoform X1 codes for the protein MATSTCHLPPLLPGPASPNHLHLRSSPPPFTRHLRNPTPVRLLRAARRRHPDAVVVVPDARPWVGDLSGSASYRDGSEEDGDAEEEDEEEEDDRSLDLLARFLQSVFRKASRRARRAARSVLPPSVPAELVKFSVNGVLVLTFLWILKGLLEVVCTFGSMVFISILLVRGIWSGVTYIRENRYSYIQQLNDEGNRWSTVQTAG